In one window of Mucilaginibacter auburnensis DNA:
- a CDS encoding PliI family lysozyme inhibitor of I-type lysozyme, translated as MKRYLLFVPLLCAIIAGCGNNEKPVVKSAPVTQSKTMEPFRFHKLVEVSPGQYYDVVSWGRASVDTGAFLILHSDSLGRKYTTTTGDLDGAIVDVFNTDMDADGNPEIIIQAKSSDTTKYVNIYAFEFNNNHANEIRFPSLKSSKSNYRGQDNFYIQEGKLIREFPSYTGEGKDAKPTGGKYKFEYTLSGNDFDIKTLVKDSTLKDTPVAKEPAPVKKKETVKKKATQKKRRRR; from the coding sequence ATGAAGAGATATTTATTATTTGTGCCGTTGCTTTGCGCAATAATTGCCGGTTGTGGCAATAACGAAAAACCGGTTGTTAAATCTGCTCCGGTAACCCAATCCAAAACAATGGAACCTTTCAGGTTTCATAAGTTAGTTGAAGTATCGCCAGGACAATATTATGATGTAGTGAGCTGGGGACGCGCCTCAGTTGATACCGGTGCATTTTTAATACTTCATTCCGATTCATTAGGAAGAAAATACACAACTACAACCGGTGATCTGGATGGTGCAATTGTTGATGTGTTCAATACAGATATGGATGCCGATGGCAACCCGGAAATAATTATTCAAGCCAAAAGTTCAGATACTACCAAGTATGTAAATATTTACGCTTTTGAGTTTAACAATAACCACGCTAACGAGATCAGATTTCCATCGCTTAAGAGCTCGAAATCAAACTATCGCGGACAAGATAATTTTTATATTCAGGAAGGTAAGTTAATACGTGAATTTCCGTCGTACACAGGCGAAGGTAAAGACGCAAAGCCAACAGGAGGGAAATACAAGTTTGAATATACTTTAAGCGGAAATGATTTCGACATAAAAACATTGGTAAAAGATTCAACCCTTAAAGACACCCCTGTTGCAAAAGAACCCGCGCCGGTAAAGAAAAAAGAAACGGTAAAAAAGAAAGCTACACAGAAGAAACGTCGCCGCAGGTAA
- a CDS encoding BatA domain-containing protein, translated as MHFLYPAFLFALASLAIPVIVHLFNFRRYQKVYFSNVQFLKNIQEQQSSRRNIKERLILAARLLALFFLVLAFSRPYIPGKRAGINGARQVVSVFIDNSYSMQNLNREGSLLDEAKRRAKEIAAAYTNNDRFQLLTQDFEGRHQRLLTPAEFVDEVDAVKISPRNHTLQQIIYRQQGLLDNQPEVHRSVYILSDFQKNISDGKPLKVDTGLHVSLVQLRASTPANVAVDSVWLLSAIHRPGETEKMIVKLHNYSNEESTKIPLKLTINGEQKALGGFSIPAKSSQIDTLTFSGLSAGWQRGEISLQDNPITFDNRFFLSFNVKEKMQVLLIDGGIPNPYLKAVFATDPFFDARRVSDGNVDYASLGTYPLIVLSDVRMVSPGLAQQLTAYVKKGGTLAVFPATDADLNNNRTFLQNIGAAYPKQVAEENLKVASLNLQNPVFKDIFESLPKNPELPTVKKYYQLKSAVKAQNENLMQLQNGNSFWAGFNSGAGKVYVSAVPLADDFSNLPRHALFVPIMFRIALLSGREQPLFYNMGHDDVIETLPIQTSEKQLLKLTKSGKSIIPDVRQQEGSTLLYVSDQLQETGLYDLKKQDSTVAVMAFNDNRAESDMSYYTAGELNNIVPEAKGVIETTKASLKDVIGTSNFGTQLWKLCIILALVFLAAEILLIRFYKTDQRVLLSADEPAPIHT; from the coding sequence GTGCATTTTTTATATCCCGCATTTCTGTTCGCTTTGGCATCGCTGGCCATACCTGTAATTGTGCATTTGTTCAATTTTCGCAGGTATCAAAAGGTTTATTTCAGTAATGTGCAGTTCCTCAAAAATATACAGGAACAGCAATCATCAAGAAGAAATATAAAAGAGCGGTTGATATTAGCGGCACGTTTACTGGCTTTGTTTTTTCTGGTACTGGCTTTTTCCCGCCCTTATATACCCGGTAAGCGTGCCGGGATCAATGGCGCAAGGCAAGTAGTAAGCGTTTTTATTGATAACTCTTATTCTATGCAAAACCTCAATAGGGAGGGCTCTTTGCTGGATGAAGCTAAACGCCGTGCCAAAGAAATAGCTGCGGCTTATACTAATAATGATCGCTTTCAATTATTAACGCAGGATTTTGAAGGTCGACATCAGAGACTGTTAACGCCCGCCGAATTTGTTGATGAGGTGGACGCCGTTAAAATTAGCCCGCGTAATCATACCTTACAGCAAATAATTTACCGCCAGCAGGGTCTGTTAGATAACCAGCCTGAGGTGCATCGGTCAGTCTATATTCTATCTGATTTTCAGAAAAATATATCTGATGGTAAACCTTTAAAAGTTGATACAGGACTGCATGTAAGCCTGGTGCAACTAAGGGCAAGTACGCCGGCCAACGTAGCAGTTGATTCGGTTTGGTTACTAAGCGCTATTCATCGCCCCGGCGAAACGGAGAAAATGATAGTTAAGCTGCACAACTATTCTAATGAAGAATCAACAAAAATTCCGCTTAAGCTTACCATCAACGGTGAACAAAAGGCTTTGGGTGGTTTTTCCATCCCGGCCAAATCATCACAGATAGATACGCTTACTTTCTCCGGTCTTTCGGCTGGATGGCAGCGTGGTGAAATAAGTTTACAGGACAACCCTATCACTTTCGATAACCGCTTTTTTCTGAGCTTTAACGTGAAAGAGAAAATGCAGGTATTGCTAATAGACGGCGGAATACCTAACCCATATTTGAAGGCAGTTTTTGCTACCGATCCATTTTTTGATGCCAGACGCGTTTCTGACGGTAACGTTGATTATGCCTCGCTGGGCACTTATCCGCTTATTGTTTTAAGTGATGTGCGTATGGTATCGCCGGGATTAGCGCAGCAACTTACCGCCTACGTAAAAAAAGGCGGAACACTGGCTGTATTCCCTGCAACAGATGCCGATTTGAACAACAACCGTACATTTCTGCAAAATATAGGTGCTGCTTACCCTAAGCAGGTCGCGGAAGAAAATTTGAAGGTGGCATCTCTTAATTTACAGAACCCTGTATTTAAAGATATTTTTGAGAGCTTACCGAAAAATCCTGAATTACCAACCGTAAAAAAATACTATCAGTTAAAATCCGCTGTAAAAGCGCAAAATGAAAACTTAATGCAATTGCAAAACGGCAATTCTTTTTGGGCCGGATTTAATAGTGGTGCAGGTAAGGTGTACGTATCTGCCGTTCCGCTGGCTGACGATTTTAGTAATCTACCGCGCCACGCTTTATTTGTGCCGATTATGTTCCGGATAGCTTTATTAAGCGGACGTGAGCAACCTCTATTTTACAACATGGGTCATGATGATGTAATTGAGACACTGCCAATTCAAACTTCAGAGAAACAACTGCTTAAACTAACCAAATCAGGCAAAAGTATCATTCCGGATGTAAGGCAGCAGGAGGGAAGTACTTTACTGTATGTATCAGACCAATTGCAGGAAACAGGGCTTTACGATCTGAAAAAGCAGGATAGTACTGTAGCCGTTATGGCATTTAATGATAACAGGGCCGAGTCTGACATGAGTTACTATACCGCCGGTGAGTTGAATAATATTGTCCCTGAGGCAAAGGGAGTTATAGAAACTACAAAAGCATCTTTAAAAGATGTGATAGGTACATCAAATTTTGGCACGCAATTATGGAAACTTTGTATAATTTTGGCATTGGTTTTTCTGGCTGCCGAAATACTGCTGATCAGGTTCTACAAAACAGATCAGCGTGTACTTTTGAGCGCCGATGAGCCGGCACCAATCCATACATAA
- a CDS encoding phytoene/squalene synthase family protein, with product MKEKFDRLSAECSKLTTRRYSTSFSLGIRFLDKYLHDPIYAIYGFVRLADEIVDSFHDHNKQLLLDQFKIHCFEAIESGISLNPILNAFQKTVHDYRIDHQLIHQFLHSMEMDLYKQEYDKAKYEEYILGSAEVVGLMCLYVFTGGDKQVYEQLKPSAMKLGAAFQKINFLRDIGADYNQLNRTYFPGVDLSVFTEVDKRKIEEEIEKDFSDALVGIRMLPRSSRRGVFLAYRYYQQLFKKIKLAAASAVFSERFRISNRRKIALLFDTMLKHKLNWI from the coding sequence ATGAAAGAAAAATTTGACCGATTATCAGCTGAATGCAGCAAATTGACCACAAGGCGTTACAGCACAAGTTTCTCTTTAGGCATACGTTTTCTTGATAAATATCTGCACGACCCCATTTACGCCATTTACGGTTTTGTAAGGCTGGCAGATGAGATTGTTGACAGCTTTCATGACCATAATAAGCAGCTATTATTAGATCAGTTTAAGATACATTGTTTTGAGGCTATCGAAAGCGGGATAAGTTTGAACCCTATTTTAAATGCTTTTCAAAAGACTGTGCATGATTATCGGATAGACCACCAGTTGATCCATCAGTTTTTGCATAGCATGGAAATGGATCTATATAAGCAGGAATACGACAAAGCCAAGTACGAGGAATATATATTAGGATCCGCAGAGGTGGTTGGATTGATGTGTTTGTACGTATTTACGGGTGGGGATAAACAAGTTTATGAACAGCTCAAACCGTCAGCTATGAAGCTTGGCGCGGCATTTCAAAAGATCAATTTCCTTCGTGATATTGGCGCTGACTACAACCAGCTTAACCGCACCTATTTTCCGGGCGTAGACCTTTCTGTATTTACCGAGGTGGATAAGCGCAAAATTGAAGAAGAAATTGAAAAAGATTTCTCGGATGCGCTTGTAGGCATACGTATGTTACCTCGCTCATCTCGCAGAGGCGTGTTTTTAGCGTATCGCTATTATCAGCAGCTTTTTAAGAAGATCAAGCTGGCGGCTGCGAGTGCTGTGTTTTCTGAAAGGTTCCGCATATCTAACCGGCGCAAAATTGCGTTATTGTTTGACACGATGTTAAAACACAAATTAAATTGGATATAA
- a CDS encoding phytoene desaturase family protein has translation MTQLTPSKKIAVIGAGFSGLSAAAYLAKAGCDVSVYEKNAAIGGRARQLKTDNGYTFDMGPSWYWMPDVFEKFFADMGSTPADFYKLTELDPQYDIIFGKDDVLEVPATLSGLSALFEEIETGSAQKLDKFLKEAAFKYNIGINKLVYKPGLSITEFADIELIKGVFKLQVFTSLSAHVKKHFKNSKLIALMEFPALFLGAMAQDTPALYSLMNYAGLALGTWYPQGGFAQIITAMKTVAERQGVKFHTDAAITGFDINGKKIDRIYTKNSVHDVDAVIGSADHHHIDQELLGPEYATYTPEYWKKRVMAPSALIFYLGINKKLKRLKHHNLFFDEDLQVHAVEIYKDPKWPSKPLFYVCCTSKTDNDAAPEGHENVFILMPLAVDITETNELREKYFHIIMDRLEAYCGEDIRNSIDYKKSYCIDDFKGDYNSFGGNAYGLANTLTQTAILKPSMRNRKVENIFFAGHLTVPGPGVPPAIISGNVAANQLLRYLKR, from the coding sequence ATGACACAATTAACTCCATCTAAAAAAATTGCTGTCATAGGTGCTGGTTTCTCAGGACTTAGCGCTGCGGCTTATTTGGCTAAGGCAGGTTGCGATGTAAGCGTTTATGAGAAAAACGCAGCTATAGGTGGACGCGCCCGTCAACTTAAAACAGATAACGGCTACACATTTGACATGGGCCCGAGCTGGTATTGGATGCCTGATGTTTTTGAGAAATTTTTTGCCGACATGGGCAGCACTCCTGCCGACTTTTACAAACTCACTGAATTAGATCCGCAGTATGATATCATTTTTGGTAAAGATGATGTTTTAGAAGTGCCCGCTACCTTATCCGGCTTATCAGCCTTATTTGAAGAGATTGAAACGGGCAGCGCTCAAAAGTTAGACAAGTTTTTAAAAGAAGCAGCTTTTAAATACAACATCGGTATCAATAAACTGGTTTACAAACCCGGCTTATCCATAACCGAGTTTGCAGATATTGAACTGATAAAAGGTGTATTTAAATTACAGGTATTTACTTCTTTAAGCGCGCACGTAAAAAAGCATTTCAAAAACTCGAAACTGATAGCGCTGATGGAATTCCCAGCCCTGTTTTTGGGTGCAATGGCGCAGGATACGCCTGCATTATACAGCCTAATGAACTATGCAGGGCTTGCATTAGGCACTTGGTATCCACAGGGCGGCTTTGCACAGATCATAACAGCGATGAAAACTGTTGCTGAACGGCAGGGGGTAAAATTTCACACTGATGCTGCTATAACCGGATTTGATATTAACGGAAAGAAAATTGACCGCATCTACACTAAAAATAGCGTTCATGATGTTGACGCCGTTATAGGCTCTGCCGATCATCATCACATTGACCAGGAACTGCTTGGGCCAGAGTACGCTACCTATACCCCTGAGTACTGGAAGAAAAGAGTAATGGCGCCATCGGCACTTATATTTTACCTCGGCATAAATAAAAAGTTAAAGCGTTTAAAACACCACAACTTGTTTTTTGACGAGGACCTGCAGGTACATGCTGTAGAGATATACAAAGACCCTAAATGGCCGTCAAAACCCTTGTTTTATGTGTGCTGCACGTCAAAAACTGATAATGATGCAGCGCCTGAGGGCCACGAAAATGTGTTTATATTAATGCCATTAGCTGTTGACATAACTGAAACGAATGAGCTGCGTGAAAAATACTTCCATATTATAATGGATCGTTTGGAAGCTTATTGCGGTGAAGACATCCGCAACTCAATTGACTACAAAAAGAGTTACTGTATTGACGACTTTAAAGGAGATTACAATTCGTTTGGAGGGAATGCATATGGTTTAGCTAATACATTAACGCAAACAGCCATACTTAAGCCATCTATGCGCAATAGGAAAGTTGAAAATATATTCTTTGCAGGGCACCTTACTGTGCCGGGACCGGGGGTACCTCCCGCTATCATATCCGGCAATGTTGCCGCCAACCAATTACTCAGATACCTTAAACGTTAG
- a CDS encoding MerR family transcriptional regulator: MNYSISDLEKLSGISVHNIRIWERRYGALKPSRTAGNTRFYDDEQLKRLLSITGLYHSGHKISRVCSLSNSDMSQLLQLDIDSTVAAQHRHEYFITQIINSCLVYNEKKLSELISSSFGQDGILNTYKFVIYPLLVRIGLLWLNGKVSPSQEHFLSQIIRQKLFAATDSCAVVDNTTKGWLLFLPEDEDHDIPLLLANYLLRAAGQRVIYLGPRVPLDTLHDAVSVTKPEFLLLFMTRMRLPAEAQTYLNSLSSQLKGVTIYLSGNLKIMHAVNLPENIKLLENPADFESIIKNKRTV, encoded by the coding sequence ATGAATTACTCAATTTCTGATCTGGAAAAGCTTTCGGGCATATCTGTACATAATATACGGATATGGGAACGCCGTTATGGCGCGCTGAAACCTTCTCGTACAGCCGGAAATACACGTTTTTACGATGACGAGCAATTAAAACGTTTGTTGAGTATTACAGGTTTATATCATTCGGGACACAAAATATCTCGCGTTTGCAGCTTAAGCAATAGCGATATGAGCCAATTGTTACAGCTTGACATTGACAGCACAGTTGCCGCCCAACACAGACATGAATACTTTATAACCCAAATAATAAATAGCTGCTTGGTTTATAACGAAAAAAAATTGAGTGAATTGATTTCTTCATCCTTCGGGCAGGACGGTATTCTCAATACTTACAAATTTGTTATTTATCCACTATTAGTTAGAATTGGCCTTTTGTGGCTTAACGGAAAAGTTTCGCCATCGCAGGAACATTTTTTATCTCAGATCATCCGTCAAAAACTATTTGCCGCTACCGATTCCTGCGCAGTTGTAGATAATACAACAAAAGGTTGGCTACTGTTCCTGCCCGAAGATGAAGATCATGACATACCGCTGTTGTTAGCCAACTATTTGCTTAGAGCCGCCGGTCAGCGTGTAATTTACTTAGGCCCCAGAGTTCCGTTAGATACGTTGCACGATGCAGTTTCCGTCACGAAGCCGGAATTCCTGTTGCTTTTCATGACAAGAATGAGGCTGCCGGCAGAAGCCCAAACTTATTTAAACTCCCTGTCTTCACAACTCAAGGGAGTAACTATTTACTTGTCAGGCAATTTGAAGATAATGCATGCTGTAAACCTACCTGAAAACATTAAATTGCTGGAAAATCCGGCGGATTTTGAATCAATTATAAAAAACAAACGTACTGTATGA
- a CDS encoding family 20 glycosylhydrolase, with protein MRAQDVDPNMGIIPAPVSVRKAAGVFLFSQQTTVLADTVDHKAVVFFTEYLQNKTALRIQPKLYNKQSGSNTLILTSIGSENLPADGYRLTITPQNITLVGKGAGLFYGMQTLIQLVPTNKAATIPFPCVQIEDFPRFKYRGFMLDVSRHFFNAATVKKYIDLMAMYKLNNFHWHLADDQGWRIEIKQYPKLTEIGSKRAETLIGNYHDRQPQQFDSTPYGGYYTQEEIRDVVQYAAQKYINIIPEIDIPGHSKAALTAYPEFGCNAPDTYTVSGTWSERHDVFCPSEATFTFLQNIFTEIMDLFPGKYIHIGGDEVAKDDWKASAFSQQLIKRLKLKDEKGLQSYFIRRMEEFINSKGRKVIGWDEILEGGLAPNATVMNWRGEANAVAAAQQKHDVIMVPSGRGLYLDHTQGTNLNTEPVGIGGNAPIEKSYSFNVIPAGLTPEQEKYIIGVQANLWNEYIGTPNKVEYMLLPRLLSLAEIAWTPVANKNFTDLMEVRMPKQLAVLEKNNYNYRVPATIGTKDTIMFGARLTAQLKPSVEGAKVYYTIDGYTPNETDLEYSTPLSFTVPQNQYRELQTIVITPAGKRSTPTKTLVYNKTPFPAVEYTGNKQGMLYQLFTEGTLTSTRQLNIPTAGFDTTQVIKSFNTLPFRKIASTFGVIYQGYLRVDEDGVYGFSTLSDDGSMLYVDDIPVVDNDGRHSPIEKGGAVPLQKGFHKITVKYIDVRIPGKIQVFMTLPGKPKGELSPDSLYY; from the coding sequence TTGAGAGCGCAAGATGTTGACCCTAACATGGGAATCATTCCTGCGCCTGTATCAGTAAGAAAAGCCGCAGGTGTATTTCTGTTTAGTCAGCAAACAACTGTACTGGCAGATACGGTAGATCATAAAGCGGTTGTTTTTTTTACAGAGTATCTTCAAAATAAAACAGCATTACGTATCCAGCCAAAATTATATAACAAACAAAGCGGCAGCAATACGTTGATATTGACCAGTATCGGTTCTGAAAACTTACCTGCCGACGGATATCGTTTAACAATAACTCCTCAGAATATCACACTTGTTGGTAAAGGGGCGGGGTTGTTTTATGGCATGCAGACTTTAATTCAGTTAGTACCGACAAATAAGGCGGCCACCATTCCATTTCCTTGCGTGCAAATAGAGGATTTTCCACGCTTTAAGTACCGCGGCTTTATGTTAGATGTGTCAAGGCACTTTTTCAACGCGGCAACGGTGAAAAAATATATCGACCTGATGGCGATGTATAAGTTGAATAATTTTCACTGGCACCTTGCTGATGATCAGGGTTGGCGAATTGAGATCAAGCAGTACCCAAAACTTACCGAAATTGGTAGTAAGAGAGCTGAAACGCTTATTGGTAATTATCACGACCGCCAGCCGCAACAATTTGACAGCACGCCATATGGCGGTTATTATACGCAGGAAGAGATACGGGATGTTGTGCAATATGCCGCTCAAAAATACATCAACATCATCCCTGAAATTGACATACCGGGTCATTCTAAAGCTGCTTTAACGGCTTACCCTGAGTTTGGCTGCAACGCGCCTGATACGTACACCGTATCGGGAACATGGAGCGAACGCCATGATGTTTTTTGCCCCAGCGAAGCAACATTCACTTTTCTGCAAAATATCTTTACCGAGATAATGGATCTGTTCCCGGGCAAATACATCCATATAGGTGGTGATGAAGTGGCAAAAGACGATTGGAAGGCCAGCGCATTTTCTCAACAACTGATAAAGCGTTTAAAGCTGAAAGACGAGAAAGGTTTACAAAGTTACTTTATCAGGCGGATGGAGGAGTTTATTAACTCAAAAGGCAGAAAAGTAATTGGCTGGGATGAAATATTAGAAGGGGGGCTTGCCCCAAATGCCACAGTAATGAACTGGAGAGGAGAGGCCAACGCTGTTGCTGCCGCTCAGCAAAAACATGATGTTATAATGGTGCCAAGCGGCCGTGGTCTTTACCTTGACCATACACAAGGCACCAATCTGAATACCGAACCTGTAGGCATTGGTGGTAATGCGCCGATTGAAAAAAGCTACAGTTTTAATGTGATCCCGGCAGGGTTAACGCCTGAACAAGAGAAATATATAATTGGCGTTCAAGCTAATTTATGGAACGAATATATAGGTACGCCTAACAAAGTTGAGTACATGTTATTGCCGCGGTTGCTATCGCTTGCCGAAATTGCATGGACACCTGTAGCTAACAAAAACTTTACCGACCTTATGGAAGTGCGGATGCCAAAACAATTGGCCGTATTAGAGAAAAATAATTACAATTACCGTGTTCCTGCTACCATTGGTACTAAAGATACCATAATGTTTGGCGCCCGGCTAACTGCGCAGTTAAAACCATCTGTAGAAGGAGCTAAAGTTTATTATACCATTGATGGTTACACGCCTAATGAAACCGATCTGGAATATTCTACTCCACTTAGCTTTACAGTACCGCAAAACCAGTATCGTGAATTACAAACGATTGTAATTACTCCTGCCGGGAAGCGTAGCACGCCAACTAAAACGCTTGTTTATAATAAGACGCCATTCCCTGCCGTTGAATATACAGGTAACAAACAAGGCATGCTTTACCAGTTATTTACAGAAGGAACTCTTACCAGTACCCGTCAGTTAAATATACCTACCGCCGGATTTGATACTACGCAAGTAATTAAAAGCTTTAATACATTGCCGTTCCGTAAAATTGCATCAACATTTGGAGTGATTTACCAGGGTTACTTACGGGTTGATGAGGATGGGGTATACGGCTTCTCTACCTTATCAGACGATGGTTCAATGCTTTATGTAGATGACATACCGGTGGTTGACAATGACGGCAGGCATTCGCCTATAGAAAAAGGTGGAGCTGTGCCATTGCAAAAAGGTTTTCATAAAATAACCGTTAAGTATATAGACGTACGTATTCCCGGAAAGATACAGGTGTTTATGACGCTGCCGGGTAAACCTAAAGGTGAGTTATCGCCCGATTCGCTTTACTATTAA